From a region of the Helianthus annuus cultivar XRQ/B chromosome 5, HanXRQr2.0-SUNRISE, whole genome shotgun sequence genome:
- the LOC110941740 gene encoding U-box domain-containing protein 33, with protein sequence MSENINGDQNGNYHDHESPDIIGDETSRHAWRRVMSPEIVEVEEQESRTEHVEGVDVYVAVGKNDMDVVKWAVDHVVVPGGRVYLVHVFPPVTHIQTPVGKLSRSQLSKEQVQIYINEENNKRRSLLQKYIRLCTDAKIAVETMLLESNTTTKAILDLIPVVNITNLVIGTKRTPSLRRLRKGPGKGEFIKKNAPAFCEVSIVCNGKQVMNDQQLQVTGVTPNVPTTSQNGLRVAHSQVERKFFECACFSSKID encoded by the exons ATGTCAGAAAATATAAACGGTGATCAAAATGGTAATTACCATGATCATGAGTCACCTGATATCATCGGAGACGAAACCTCGCGACACGCGTGGCGGAGAGTCATGTCGCCCGAAATTGTGGAGGTTGAAGAGCAGGAAAGCCGGACCGAACATGTCGAAGGGGTCGATGTTTATGTCGCGGTCGGGAAAAACGATATGGATGTTGTGAAATGGGCTGTTGATCATGTTGTTGTTCCCGGAGGTCGTGTTTATCTTGTTCATGTGTTCCCGCCGGTCACTCATATTCAGACTCCAG TTGGAAAGCTATCTAGAAGCCAACTAAGCAAAGAACAAGTCCAGATATACATAAACGAAGAGAATAACAAAAGAAGAAGCCTCTTACAAAAGTATATACGTCTTTGCACAGATGCGAAG ATAGCTGTTGAGACAATGCTTCTCGAGAGCAATACCACAACTAAGGCTATTCTAGATCTTATTCCTGTCGTCAACATTACCAACCTTGTCATCGGAACTAAAAGAACACCTTCGCTAAG GCGATTGAGAAAGGGGCCGGGCAAAGGAGAGTTCATTAAGAAGAACGCACCCGCTTTTTGTGAAGTTTCCATAGTTTGTAATGGGAAACAAGTAATGAATGATCAACAACTACAAGTTACAGGAGTAACTCCTAATGTGCCCACAACAAGTCAAAATGGATTAAGAGTCGCTCATTCACAAGTAGAACGGAAATTTTTTGAGTGTGCTTGTTTTTCAAGCAAAATTGATTGA
- the LOC110941741 gene encoding 60S ribosomal protein L27a-3 yields the protein MTTSLRKNRKKRGHVSAGHGRIGKHRKHPGGRGNAGGMHHHRILFDKYHPGFFGKVGMRYFHKLRNKFYCPIVNVDRLWSLVPQDVKEKSTADKVPVIDVTQHGYFKVLGKGNVPASQPFVVKAKLISKTAEKKIKEAGGAVLLTA from the coding sequence ATGACGACTAGTTTGAGGAAGAACAGGAAGAAGAGAGGTCACGTGAGCGCTGGTCACGGTCGTATCGGAAAGCACCGAAAGCATCCAGGAGGTAGAGGTAACGCTGGAGGTATGCACCACCACAGGATCCTATTCGACAAGTATCATCCTGGATTTTTCGGTAAAGTTGGTATGAGGTACTTCCACAAGCTTCGCAACAAGTTCTATTGCCCTATCGTCAACGTCGACAGGCTCTGGTCGCTTGTGCCACAAGACGTGAAGGAGAAGTCTACTGCCGATAAGGTTCCAGTCATTGATGTGACTCAGCACGGTTACTTCAAGGTGTTGGGGAAGGGAAACGTGCCTGCTTCGCAGCCGTTTGTTGTTAAGGCGAAGCTTATTTCGAAAACTGCTGAGAAGAAGATTAAGGAGGCTGGTGGTGCTGTTTTGCTCACTGCTTAG